From a single Mucilaginibacter terrenus genomic region:
- a CDS encoding ApaLI family restriction endonuclease, with translation MIDELKNKIKELAENYSINLKEQIECRKEEMKNDDNSHYLIYRVLGITTEEGQLIDIYQNTGRFLYKYAGSFLEEAATLCFNFKFPKGIKTKVQNTMGQRPKTFEIDVLNNNDALEIKWRDATTDGDHITKEHTRVQVIKSHGYKPIRVMFYYPQRGQAIKIQETLKTLYAGVDGEYYGGEEAWKYLQDYTGVDLKAILTEIANERVPIVSIELDKVATEIKAD, from the coding sequence ATGATTGACGAATTAAAAAATAAGATCAAAGAGTTAGCTGAGAACTATTCGATTAACCTCAAAGAACAAATAGAGTGCAGAAAAGAAGAAATGAAAAATGATGATAACTCTCATTATTTGATTTACAGAGTGCTAGGTATAACAACTGAGGAAGGTCAGTTGATCGATATTTATCAAAATACTGGGCGATTTCTTTATAAATATGCAGGGTCGTTTTTAGAGGAAGCAGCTACTTTGTGTTTTAATTTTAAATTCCCTAAAGGAATTAAGACTAAAGTTCAAAACACAATGGGACAACGTCCAAAGACATTTGAAATAGACGTTCTAAATAATAATGACGCATTAGAGATAAAATGGCGAGATGCAACAACAGATGGTGATCATATAACTAAAGAACATACTAGGGTACAAGTAATTAAGAGTCATGGATATAAGCCAATTAGAGTAATGTTTTATTATCCACAACGCGGACAAGCGATAAAAATTCAAGAAACATTGAAAACTTTATACGCTGGTGTTGATGGGGAATATTATGGTGGTGAGGAAGCATGGAAATACTTGCAAGATTACACAGGAGTTGACTTGAAAGCTATTTTAACCGAAATTGCAAATGAAAGGGTGCCTATTGTTAGTATTGAACTAGATAAAGTTGCAACAGAAATAAAAGCAGACTAA
- the rlmF gene encoding 23S rRNA (adenine(1618)-N(6))-methyltransferase RlmF, with product MADQLSNNNTEKTNLHPRNLHRGRYDFKELVKALPALRNFIIENEQGEPTVNFTNPEAVKTINQALLKQSYGIASWDIPEGFLCPPIPGRADYIHYIADVLAEDNQGTIPTGNSVRVLDIGVGANCIYPLIGHKAYGWSFVGSEADYIAAASAKKIVDANGLNKAIDIRKQTSYAHIFDGIIQPGEKFDITMCNPPFHSSSKEVQAKSQRKWEKLGQDAGAGLNFGGRNNELWCEGGEPRFLNKMMSESKEFSKSCKWFSSLISQKTTLPGCYKSLDYLGAAEVKTINMSQGQKTSRILVWRF from the coding sequence ATGGCAGATCAGCTATCAAATAACAATACCGAAAAAACTAATCTGCACCCGCGCAACCTTCATCGTGGCAGGTACGACTTTAAAGAACTGGTTAAAGCCCTCCCTGCGTTGCGTAATTTTATTATCGAGAACGAGCAAGGTGAGCCTACTGTTAACTTTACCAATCCCGAAGCGGTAAAAACCATTAACCAGGCGTTGTTGAAACAAAGCTATGGCATTGCTTCATGGGATATTCCCGAAGGGTTTTTATGTCCTCCTATTCCGGGCCGCGCCGATTATATTCACTACATAGCCGATGTTTTAGCCGAAGATAACCAAGGCACAATACCAACAGGCAATAGTGTTAGAGTGCTGGATATTGGCGTTGGTGCAAATTGCATCTACCCGCTTATCGGCCACAAGGCTTATGGCTGGAGCTTTGTTGGCAGCGAAGCCGATTACATTGCCGCAGCATCAGCCAAAAAAATAGTGGACGCTAACGGCCTTAACAAGGCTATTGATATTCGCAAGCAAACATCGTACGCTCATATTTTTGATGGCATTATACAACCCGGCGAAAAGTTCGACATCACCATGTGCAATCCACCCTTCCATTCGTCTTCTAAAGAGGTGCAGGCAAAATCGCAGCGTAAATGGGAGAAACTTGGACAGGATGCCGGTGCCGGCTTAAATTTTGGGGGCCGTAATAACGAGCTTTGGTGCGAGGGTGGCGAACCGCGCTTCCTGAACAAGATGATGAGCGAGAGCAAGGAATTTTCTAAATCATGCAAATGGTTCTCGTCACTTATCTCCCAGAAAACTACACTTCCCGGCTGCTACAAATCGCTAGACTATTTAGGTGCTGCAGAGGTAAAAACCATCAACATGTCGCAAGGGCAAAAAACCAGCCGTATATTGGTGTGGCGCTTTTAA
- a CDS encoding FkbM family methyltransferase, translating into MNIKKFIPNSIKQEGKYLLYRLLKIPYNRSEVPVVITAFLPADKPINVMDVGASKGNFMKSVANYYQINKAVLVEPLTDLKAILNEKFPDKSRFVVESVAVSDKSGSVDFYYSKDADVLSSILKIKDEYHNDQYLTKPTLITVETETLDTIANRNNLNVIDLLKIDVQGVEHLVLMSGLNTLKRTKLVYTEISYKPMYEGSSTFFDLFKILTECNFRLVNTSKGWVNPDGEIIQGDALFVNNALL; encoded by the coding sequence ATGAACATTAAAAAATTTATCCCCAATTCAATTAAGCAGGAAGGTAAGTATTTACTTTACCGCCTGCTTAAAATACCCTACAATAGATCCGAGGTTCCTGTTGTGATAACAGCGTTCTTACCCGCCGATAAACCTATTAACGTAATGGACGTAGGTGCATCAAAGGGGAATTTCATGAAGTCAGTTGCTAACTATTACCAAATTAATAAAGCTGTTTTAGTTGAACCCCTTACCGACCTTAAGGCAATTTTAAACGAAAAGTTTCCGGATAAGTCCCGTTTTGTGGTTGAAAGTGTTGCAGTATCTGATAAGTCTGGAAGTGTCGACTTTTATTACTCAAAGGATGCAGATGTTTTAAGTTCGATACTCAAGATAAAAGACGAATATCATAATGATCAATACCTAACCAAGCCTACATTAATTACTGTTGAAACTGAAACACTGGATACGATTGCCAACCGGAACAACTTAAACGTTATAGACCTTCTTAAAATTGATGTTCAGGGCGTAGAACATTTAGTATTGATGTCGGGATTAAACACACTTAAAAGGACTAAACTGGTATATACCGAAATATCCTACAAGCCAATGTACGAGGGCTCTTCCACTTTCTTTGACTTGTTTAAGATTCTTACGGAATGCAATTTTAGGTTGGTAAATACTTCAAAGGGCTGGGTAAACCCCGATGGTGAAATAATACAGGGAGATGCGCTGTTTGTCAATAACGCGCTGTTATAA
- a CDS encoding glycerophosphodiester phosphodiesterase family protein encodes MNAIKVGVTFLIYLVNALHANAQPNPLPKPRHRFTVIAHRGDHVKYPENTLAAYQEAIRNGVDYVEIDLRTTNDSALVSMHDGSITRMTGKPGNIKDLTLDQVKDLAIRSKDSTDTNIYRVPTFEEILKACKNKIYIYLDFKDASAAATYKVLRKYGMEKQVIVYINSASQFKDWRTVAPTMPLMLSLPGNAKDANAVKTFVDRYHPDLLDGNWKSYNADILKYLSESKLPAWPDIQSADEDKHWDKALPLGFTGLQTDHPAALIAHLKELGLR; translated from the coding sequence ATGAATGCTATAAAGGTCGGCGTTACTTTTCTTATCTATTTAGTTAACGCACTACATGCAAATGCGCAGCCAAATCCCTTACCAAAACCGAGGCACCGCTTCACCGTAATTGCTCATCGCGGCGATCACGTTAAGTACCCCGAGAATACATTAGCTGCGTACCAGGAGGCGATCAGGAACGGCGTTGATTACGTGGAGATAGACCTGCGTACCACAAACGACAGCGCCCTGGTTAGCATGCACGATGGCAGCATTACCCGCATGACAGGTAAACCGGGAAACATTAAAGACCTTACATTAGATCAGGTAAAGGACCTGGCAATACGCAGTAAAGACTCCACCGACACCAACATTTATCGTGTACCAACATTTGAGGAGATCCTGAAAGCGTGTAAAAACAAGATTTACATCTACCTTGATTTTAAAGATGCATCCGCTGCAGCTACTTACAAGGTTTTGCGTAAGTATGGTATGGAAAAGCAGGTGATTGTTTACATAAACAGTGCAAGCCAGTTTAAAGACTGGAGAACAGTTGCACCCACAATGCCGCTGATGCTCAGCCTGCCCGGTAACGCCAAAGACGCAAATGCCGTTAAAACCTTTGTAGACCGATATCATCCCGACCTGCTGGATGGGAACTGGAAAAGCTATAATGCTGACATTTTAAAATATCTCTCAGAAAGTAAATTACCTGCCTGGCCGGATATACAAAGTGCCGACGAGGACAAGCACTGGGATAAAGCCTTACCACTGGGTTTTACCGGACTGCAAACTGACCACCCGGCGGCGCTTATTGCACATCTGAAAGAACTAGGCTTGCGTTAA
- a CDS encoding glycosyl hydrolase family 95 catalytic domain-containing protein yields MKRTLFLLTVAMVSIVNTFAQNVSPWIIKADKIDPANYYGITVANGMIGIVSSPEPFKVKNVVLAGAYDLYGRGRVSNFLNSFNLLNMYLEVDGRRLDAKMVSNFRQELDMQHAAMTTSFDYGDKATIKYTYYSLRQLPFTVLMDVAVTAKKPINITAASVMEAPDALKQVENYYNEIDRPHVTISLLTSTAKSPTGKLQLCASTSFLFNEPHGQEPRVIHEMWDNNMHLMKFSHQIGAGQTYSYGVTGSSITSAHHPDPLNEAERLTIFALLEGKERLIKFHNKAWDELWKSDIQIEGDDQAQQDVHSMLYHLYSFSREGTALSPSPMGLSGLGYNGHVFWDTDLWMFPAMLVLHPEIAKSMVEYRFERLESARKNAFSHGYKGAMFPWESADSGVEETPVWALSGPFEHHISADVANAAWAYYCVTQDKQWLREKGWPLLSATADFWASRVERNGAGHYDIKNVVAADEWAENIDNNAFTNAAAKANLMNATAAAGILGVKADADWAHVAQNIPILKMSNGVTQEHAQYKGEGIKQADVNLLAYPLKAITDPAQIKKDLEYYESRVPNEGTPAMTQGVFALLYARLGNGEKAYHWFKDAYEPNLNPPFRVIAETKGGTNPYFATGAGGIIQAMLMGFGGLDITPQGITQIKSKLPSNWKSLKITGVGVNKATYTVK; encoded by the coding sequence ATGAAAAGAACCCTTTTCCTGCTAACGGTTGCAATGGTTTCAATTGTAAACACGTTTGCACAAAATGTTAGTCCATGGATTATAAAGGCCGATAAGATAGATCCTGCTAATTACTACGGCATTACAGTAGCTAACGGGATGATAGGTATTGTATCATCACCGGAGCCGTTCAAGGTTAAAAACGTGGTACTCGCTGGGGCTTATGATTTATATGGACGGGGTAGGGTAAGCAACTTCCTTAATAGCTTTAACCTGCTGAACATGTACCTGGAAGTTGACGGCAGGCGGCTTGATGCAAAAATGGTAAGCAACTTTAGGCAGGAACTGGATATGCAGCATGCCGCCATGACCACTAGTTTTGACTACGGCGATAAAGCAACCATTAAGTACACCTACTACTCACTGCGGCAACTACCTTTTACGGTATTGATGGATGTTGCGGTAACCGCTAAAAAGCCCATCAACATTACTGCAGCCAGCGTTATGGAAGCTCCTGACGCGTTAAAACAGGTAGAGAATTATTATAACGAGATAGATCGTCCGCATGTTACCATTAGCCTGCTTACATCAACGGCTAAAAGCCCGACCGGTAAGCTGCAGTTGTGTGCGTCGACATCCTTCCTGTTTAACGAACCGCATGGACAGGAACCAAGAGTGATCCATGAGATGTGGGATAATAACATGCACCTGATGAAGTTTAGCCACCAGATAGGAGCAGGGCAGACTTACTCTTACGGAGTTACCGGCTCTTCAATCACATCTGCACACCATCCTGATCCGCTGAACGAAGCTGAGCGCTTGACCATATTTGCTTTGCTGGAAGGTAAAGAACGATTGATCAAGTTCCATAATAAAGCTTGGGATGAGCTATGGAAAAGTGATATTCAGATTGAGGGGGATGATCAGGCACAGCAGGACGTGCATAGTATGCTGTACCACCTGTATTCGTTCTCTCGCGAGGGAACAGCCTTGTCGCCGTCGCCGATGGGTTTGTCGGGCCTGGGCTATAATGGACATGTGTTTTGGGATACCGACCTATGGATGTTCCCTGCAATGCTGGTGCTGCATCCGGAGATTGCCAAGTCAATGGTGGAATATCGTTTTGAGCGACTGGAGAGTGCCCGTAAGAACGCCTTCTCGCATGGTTACAAGGGCGCGATGTTCCCTTGGGAGAGTGCAGACAGCGGGGTAGAGGAGACGCCCGTATGGGCATTAAGCGGTCCGTTTGAGCACCATATTAGTGCCGACGTGGCTAATGCGGCCTGGGCTTACTACTGTGTCACTCAGGATAAGCAATGGTTACGTGAAAAAGGCTGGCCTTTACTATCTGCCACTGCAGATTTTTGGGCGAGCCGGGTAGAACGCAACGGTGCTGGCCATTACGACATTAAGAACGTAGTTGCTGCTGATGAATGGGCCGAGAACATAGACAATAACGCTTTTACAAATGCTGCTGCCAAAGCAAACCTGATGAATGCTACCGCAGCTGCCGGTATATTAGGCGTAAAGGCTGATGCGGACTGGGCACATGTGGCGCAAAACATTCCTATTCTTAAGATGAGTAACGGTGTAACGCAAGAGCATGCGCAGTATAAAGGCGAAGGCATTAAACAGGCAGACGTAAACTTGCTGGCTTATCCTTTAAAAGCCATTACCGATCCTGCGCAAATTAAGAAAGACCTGGAGTACTACGAAAGCCGTGTGCCTAACGAAGGTACTCCTGCTATGACGCAAGGGGTATTCGCACTGTTATATGCAAGGCTGGGCAATGGAGAGAAAGCTTACCATTGGTTTAAGGACGCATACGAACCTAACCTTAACCCGCCATTCCGGGTTATAGCGGAGACCAAGGGCGGTACCAACCCGTACTTTGCTACAGGTGCAGGCGGCATTATACAAGCTATGCTGATGGGCTTCGGCGGACTGGATATAACACCGCAGGGCATCACACAGATCAAGAGCAAGCTACCATCCAATTGGAAATCGTTAAAGATCACCGGTGTGGGTGTAAATAAAGCTACGTATACGGTAAAGTAG
- a CDS encoding vanadium-dependent haloperoxidase yields MNRFLLIFAVAVFCFSSCKKADYQKITHNPELYRTTVKKLNDIVLENNFPPVIASRNYAYANIAAYEVIAAGDPKHYRSLAGQIKHLTTVPKPDKDKEIDFQFASLLSFCVVGNAVTFPEGSMETYVDELKKKAEDAGMPSDAFDNSVEYSNVVAKHILAWSKKDNYAQTRSASKYTVTRKDGRWIPTPPMYAQALEPHWGEIRPLVLDSAAQIPSPEPPPYNMADKNSSFYKAVIEVKTMGDSLTEEQKHMADFWDDNAFKLNVIGHASFATKKFSPGGHWMNIAGIGSQIKKADFGTTVAAYTETSIALFDAFINCWYVKYKANSVRPETVITRVLDPEWRPYIQTPPFPEYISGHAVISAAAAEVLTRTFGDNIIYSDSSESEFGIAPRTFKSFRDAAEEAAMSRVYGGIHYRNACIVGTMQGRKIGDLVTEKLKLKIK; encoded by the coding sequence ATGAACCGTTTCCTGTTGATTTTTGCAGTTGCTGTATTTTGTTTTTCTTCCTGCAAAAAAGCCGATTATCAAAAGATCACTCACAATCCGGAGCTTTACCGTACTACCGTAAAAAAGCTTAATGATATAGTTCTCGAAAATAACTTTCCACCGGTAATAGCGTCCCGAAATTACGCTTACGCCAATATAGCTGCTTATGAAGTGATAGCAGCTGGCGACCCTAAACATTACAGATCACTGGCTGGCCAAATAAAGCATCTTACCACAGTACCAAAACCAGATAAGGATAAAGAAATTGATTTTCAGTTTGCTTCGCTACTCTCTTTTTGCGTAGTGGGAAATGCCGTTACTTTCCCCGAAGGAAGTATGGAAACTTACGTTGATGAGCTAAAGAAAAAAGCGGAAGATGCTGGCATGCCGTCTGATGCATTCGATAATTCGGTGGAATATTCAAACGTAGTAGCCAAGCATATTCTGGCCTGGAGCAAAAAGGACAATTATGCCCAAACCCGTAGCGCCAGCAAGTATACGGTTACCCGTAAAGACGGGCGCTGGATACCCACCCCGCCGATGTATGCTCAGGCGTTAGAACCGCATTGGGGAGAGATACGACCACTTGTGCTTGATTCTGCTGCACAGATACCCTCGCCCGAGCCGCCACCGTATAACATGGCTGATAAGAACAGCTCTTTTTATAAAGCTGTAATTGAGGTGAAAACCATGGGAGATAGCCTAACGGAGGAACAAAAGCACATGGCTGATTTTTGGGATGATAACGCATTTAAGTTGAATGTAATAGGTCACGCGTCTTTTGCCACTAAGAAATTTTCGCCCGGAGGGCACTGGATGAACATTGCAGGTATTGGTTCGCAGATAAAGAAAGCCGATTTTGGTACCACGGTAGCTGCCTACACCGAAACATCTATTGCCCTGTTTGATGCTTTTATAAACTGCTGGTATGTAAAATACAAGGCAAATAGCGTACGTCCCGAGACGGTAATAACAAGAGTGCTGGATCCAGAATGGCGGCCCTATATCCAAACACCTCCATTCCCGGAGTATATTAGTGGGCACGCTGTTATATCAGCTGCTGCAGCCGAAGTATTGACACGTACTTTTGGCGATAATATTATTTACAGCGATTCTTCAGAGTCGGAGTTTGGTATTGCACCGCGTACTTTTAAATCATTCAGGGATGCTGCGGAGGAAGCTGCTATGTCGCGTGTTTATGGCGGTATTCACTATAGAAACGCTTGTATAGTAGGCACTATGCAGGGCCGTAAAATAGGTGACCTGGTGACAGAAAAACTTAAGCTTAAGATCAAATAA